A stretch of the Lolium perenne isolate Kyuss_39 chromosome 3, Kyuss_2.0, whole genome shotgun sequence genome encodes the following:
- the LOC127342032 gene encoding uncharacterized protein translates to MEECLDQQQQKSNNGQLQRLEGIEEEGGPAEKWPPPPTTVRAPETPTETMEFLARSWSLSAAEISKALKVLSSKGVCDIPVAAAAGNEEQHRSSLDAAMAAPAAAMQAGTGGAASPPFSPRADAQLLRAAAAAGRAGGKTTTMGAWIKEQKEKKRAEARSRNAQAYAATSVAGVAAAVAALVAGAVFTSSPSPPPPAPERGAAKNASGAKTAAAIASAAALVASHCVEMAQAMGASHEQILGSIHSAVNAQASGDIMALTAGAATALRGAAMLRARLHKEIQATALPPGDGDAGRASERDISPLIFVSRGGELLKRTRQGILHWKLVTAYIDPNFQVIIKMKSAHMAGTFIKTKKCVVLDIRSNVPAWAGREVDDGSRRRGYFGVRTEERVVEFECRSKHDQLKWVQGITEMLNRRDSMNMNIAL, encoded by the exons ATGGAGGAATGCCTTGATCAGCAGCAACAGAAGAGCAACAATGGACAGCTCCAGAGGCTGGAGGGCATCGAGGAGGAAGGCGGCCCGGCGGAGAAgtggcctcctcctccgacgacgGTGCGGGCGCCGGAGACCCCGACGGAGACGATGGAGTTCCTCGCACGGTCATGGAGCCTGTCGGCCGCGGAGATATCCAAGGCGCTCAAGGTGCTGAGCAGCAAGGGCGTCTGCGACATCCCCGTCGCGGCTGCTGCAGGTAATGAAGAGCAGCATAGGTCCTCGCTTGACGCGGCaatggcggcgccggcggcggctatGCAGGCCGGCACTGGAGGAGCTGCGAGCCCACCGTTCTCTCCCAGGGCAGACGCGCAGCTTCTCCGAGCCGCCGCCGCGGCGGGGAGAGCGGGCGGCAAGACGACGACGATGGGCGCGTGGATCAAGGAGCAGAAGGAGAAGAAGCGCGCCGAGGCGCGGTCCCGCAACGCGCAGGCCTACGCGGCGACGTCCGTGGCCGGGGTCGCGGCGGCGGTGGCCGCGCTGGTCGCCGGCGCGGTGTTCACCTCCTCGCCCTcgcctcctcctcccgcgccggAGCGGGGCGCCGCCAAGAACGCGAGCGGCGCGAAGACGGCGGCGGCCATCgcgtcggcggcggcgctggTGGCGTCGCACTGCGTGGAGATGGCGCAGGCGATGGGCGCGAGCCACGAGCAGATCCTGGGGTCCATCCACTCGGCCGTGAACGCGCAGGCGAGCGGCGACATCATGGCGCTCACCGCCGGCGCGGCCACGGCGCTGCGCGGGGCCGCCATGCTGCGCGCGAGGCTCCACAAGGAGATCCAGGCCACCGCCCTGCCGCCCGGGGACGGCGACGCCGGCAGGGCGTCGGAGAGGGACATCTCGCCGCTCATCTTCGTGTCCCGTGGCGGCGAGCTCCTCAAGCGCACGAGACAGG GAATACTCCACTGGAAGCTCGTCACAGCGTACATAGATCCCAACTTCCAGGTGATCATCAAGATGAAGAGCGCGCATATGGCCGGCACGTTCATCAAGACCAAGAAGT GTGTTGTCCTCGACATCAGGTCCAACGTGCCGGCATGGGCAGGCAGGGAGGTGGACGACGGCAGCCGGCGGCGAGGCTACTTCGGCGTGAGGACGGAGGAGAGGGTGGTGGAGTTCGAGTGCAGGAGCAAGCACGACCAGCTCAAGTGGGTGCAGGGCATCACCGAGATGCTCAACCGCCGCGACAGCATGAACATGAACATCGCCTTGTAA
- the LOC127342031 gene encoding uncharacterized protein: MFVHSSLARFSRFCRRPLCAAASPLRYLQGSAVQNSLPSFAMEQPQGASGNASKHRKTNSPVQRWRPVSTQASPRKADLDELSNSGRKQVVETLITDSEILASDKATNVVIGVTTNNASSSENNSALDSSATKVVTEDTMEVTGEKYSCSIEVDVPLKRFLKGKGGCMQKQIEQENGVKIIFPSSKEETLVVLEGKDAESIRNASERIAKVLGEAVKSPMLDYSHFISLPLAIHPDLVEKLNNFQSSILGLSAANVDSDKDESLGEDSTDENDEAESQGVLTKRRVEEEKSVDNKGSQAEFSIDKSVFIKPKTFHLTVLMLKLWNKDRIAKASDVLQSLSSQVNEALENRPISIQLRGLTCMKGSPARARVVYAPVLEVGGEGRLVRACKVITDAFVKSGLVLERDARQELRLHATIMNVRHMKSKKRNRRNDSFDARSIFRQYGQQDWGEYPVPAFHLSQRFKFDESGYYHCCCSIPLPEAKTSQTE; the protein is encoded by the exons ATGTTCGTGCACAGCTCTCTCGCGAG GTTTAGCCGGTTCTGCCGAAGGCCcctgtgcgccgccgcctccccgctCCGCTACCTGCAG GGATCAGCTGTTCAAAACAGTTTGCCCTCGTTTGCGATGGAACAGCCACAAGGAGCTTCAGGCAATGCTTCTAAACACAGGAAGACAAATTCACCTGTGCAGAGATGGAGGCCAGTCTCAACACAAGCATCTCCCCGAAAAG CTGACCTTGATGAATTATCCAATTCTGGAAGGAAGCAAGTGGTAGAGACTTTGATCACTGATAGTGAAATTTTGGCCTCGGATAAAGCAACTAATGTTGTTATTGGAGTGACCACCAATAATGCTTCATCGTCAGAAAATAATTCTGCTCTTGATTCCAGTGCAACCAAAGTAGTTACGGAAGACACTATGGAGGTAACTGGAGAGAAATATTCCTGTTCTATCGAG GTAGATGTTCCTCTGAAGCGTTTTCTGAAAGGAAAGGG TGGATGTATGCAGAAGCAGATTGAACAAGAGAATGGAGTCAAAATTATCTTTCCATCTTCAAAGGAGGAAACTCTTGTTG TCCTTGAAGGCAAAGACGCTGAAAGTATTAGAAATGCATCAGAGAGAATTGCCAAAGTTCTTGGAGAG GCTGTAAAAAGTCCAATGCTTGATTACTCTCATTTCATATCGCTTCCGTTGGCAATCCACCCGGATCTTGTCGAGAAACTGAACAACTTCCAGAGCTCGATCCTCGGGCTGTCGGCAGCTAATGTAGATAGTGATAAGGATGAAAGCCTAGGTGAAGATTCTACTGACGAAAATGATGAAGCAGAAAGCCAGGGTGTCTTGACCAAGCGCCGAGTCGAAGAAGAGAAGTCTGTGGATAATAAAGGCTCACAAGCAG AGTTCAGCATTGACAAGTCAGTATTCATTAAGCCCAAAACGTTTCACCTAACGGTTCTTATGTTGAAGTTGTGGAACAAGGATCGTATAGCTAAGGCTTCTGATGTGCTCCAG TCACTATCTTCCCAGGTAAATGAAGCTTTGGAAAACCGACCTATCTCTATACAACTTAGGGGTCTG ACATGCATGAAAGGCTCGCCAGCCAGGGCCCGGGTGGTATATGCTCCAGTACTTGAAGTTGGTGGAGAAGGACGCCTTGTCCGTGCCTGCA AAGTAATAACTGATGCCTTTGTCAAGTCAGGCTTAGTTCTTGAAAGGGACGCAAGACAAGAATTGAGG TTACACGCAACCATAATGAATGTGCGCCACATGAAGAG CAAGAAGCGGAACCGAAGAAATGATTCGTTCGATGCGCGGAGTATATTCAGGCAGTACGGGCAACAGGATTGGGGCGAGTATCCAGTTCCGGCATTCCACCTTTCGCAGAGGTTCAAGTTCGACGAGAGTGGATACTACCATTGCTGTTGCTCGATTCCCTTGCCCGAGGCCAAGACGTCTCAAACGGAGTGA